GGCATATCCCCATCAACCATCCTTAGGAATTTAACCAGTGGCTCAGAAACACTCAGCTTCATGCGCATACTTCCAAAATCTATCGAATATAGCAATGACTTAATGGCCTGTGCATCTGGACGTCTGCTATACATGGAAGACAACCATTCTGAATGAGAAaacattttctttaaattatcCTCCTGCATCACTATAGATCTCAAGGAAAGGAAATCAGTGACAAATCTAGTAATTTTTGGTCTGATTAATTCCTTTCCACCTGTAAACTTTCTCATTATATTCAGAATCCATGGATGACTATAAATGTACTGTGTGATTGTCTTTGCATCTTCCAGGACTGTGCTTACCCAATCTTGTCTACCAATATCCTCTAACATCTTATCAATACAGTAAGCGACACAAGGAGACCAAAAAATAAACTATACCTCGCTATGAGAAGCCTTCCAGCACTGGCATCTGTCATAACCTGAACAACATTTTCTAAACCAACTTCCAGCACAACTGACTCCAGGAGCTCAAACAAGTAAATACTGTCATCTTCATGACCTGAAACATCAACCGACTTCAAGAACAACGTTCCTTTTGGACATGCAACAGAAAAGACAGCAAGTGATCCGATCCTACCATCAGACCAATTATCACATAAGACTGTGCACCCTGTTTCTTTCCACTCATCCCtgtattttttataatcattgTGAATATCAGCTTTCACTTTTTCCAAAAGAGTAGACCTTAATTTCTCATAAGTCGGTGCTTTATACCCTACCCCACACTGAGCTATGGCGTCCACCATCTCCTGATAATACATGGATTTAGCAGCACTTAAAGGAATAGAATTATGGAAGAAAAATATCGCAAGTTTTCTATCAGCATCATCCTGCTTTTGCTTTTTGCCATCATCCACTATTGGCTGGGCACATGGCGAAGGATGTGGAAATAATAAAGATGGACAAGCAATGCCATCCTGTCCACTATACCCATGGCTATGATGCAATCCACCACTAGCAGACGAGCTATTCTGTTGACCATTTGAAATAGCAGCTTGATATGCCTTCTGTTTCTTGGGAGTTTTTGGTTTCTTGGGAGCACTTAATATACTTTGAATATGGTCTCGTACATCAGTTGGAACTTCAGTGCATGGAACAAtgtctttgtttttaatttgagCCAAGTGATTCATCCTGTATACACCTCCACTGAATTCCGTTGACAATAATTACATCTGACCTTTTGTTTAGTTGCATCAACCAGGACACAATGTTCCCAACAGGGATCTCTTCCACGAACCATTATCTTAAAATGCACATTGATTCAATAAGATTGTTGTAGAGGTTTGTCACGTTCAAAGAAGCTCAAAATATGTGAAAGAACTAAAAAGTTACTGAAGACAAACCACCACTAAGTAAGCCCAACAAGATGGATGTAGTCAATAAAATTGTCCATGATTAAATgtagtatataaaataatatcaataagTAATCAAACGCATTAAACACATAACAAAACAGATTCTTACGATAACCATAACATCTGTCAACCACACAAGTAAACTTCATCTTGCCCTATGATAATCAACAGTAATTTCAGCAGTGCTACAAAATATGGAACCAAAATTACAATAGTCAAACAAAACAAGCAAGCTTCAATGTACTTTATCGTTCAGTAAAGAATAAAGAAGACTATAGGAAGAGAGCAACATCGAGAGAAGAATCATTGATAACAAGCAAAtggaaagaagattaaaagacATCCAATTGTGTTACAACCAACTGCATGCCTGCTTTAAAGATTGGTCCAAATTAAGAGAACAACTGATCACAAGTGCAATTATTGCATGTTAAATGTGCTCTTGCTTAAACAAATGTGTTAGAATTAAGTGCCCCCACTGAACGGTGAATGTATTATATCTAATTTCAATTCCAGGTTCCAAATTGTTCCATCTCGAGCAAACCTGTCGGATAAATTTGATCCCTGTTTTCCATTCCCATTTGACCTTTCTAAAAGTAACGATTCTCTACTTTTCATTCGCAAGCACTGAATTATAGGATATCTTTGCTATCTTGGAAATAAGATACAGATTTCACGAGATATTCTCAACCTGTAATTGGTGTACATGAGCATGTCAACAACACAACATACTGTGCCTTCTAGCAGTCAAAGGTGAAAGATCTCTAGCTTAGCTATATAAAAATTAGATTATGCATGGTCCAGGATCACATAAACTTAGCAGACAAAAAATGGACTTGGAGTTTcattacaacaacaaaaataacaaagagacaaaaataaattcGCTTTAGCTTGTAAAGATTCAGCATCAACTAGGGTTTCTATAATAATCGTTCAGTTGCAAAATAACTTGAAGGATTAAATTCAATCAATAACTTTGTCTTTCAGTTACCACTCATGATTCATTAATAGGAGACACTTCATTTGACGACAGGTAGAAAAGCACAACATATTGGCCAAAATTGACAAAATCCGTCCACATCAAAAgttgaaaaaggaaaaaaaaaacataaaattaggtgtaaatagataaaaaaaaaagtagaaagGGGCAATGAAGCACATAGATAAGATAAGATGGTGAATTGATGAAGGAGAAAAACTACCCGGAGGATCTCAATGCTGAGAACACAAAAACAGGGAGAGCTGAGAGGCCTTAGTTGAAGAAactgaaaggaaaaaaaatggttaTATAGGTGTGCAACACTTAGAAGAGTGGGGTACTGGGAAGAATGGAAGGAGAGAAAGTGAATAGAGCGTTTAGATGAAGGTGAAATTACAAAATTTCCAGCATGATTCTTCTTGGGATGATGCATTGACGAAGATGAAAATGGAATAAGTAATTTATCAAAAGCCTATTAcgattagaattaaaaaaaaagtcacgTCAAATTAGATTTTTATAAACTTATGTTTGATctttattaaagaaaacagaTCTAAGtgtaatgtattttatttttctaatccatttttaaaaaaaagttgaattcCCTACTTGTgaacttatttaaaattttacttcttATAAGCTTTTTCAAAAGATAATGAAAAGCACAAAAAGTCAAGGCAAACGTTATCTTATCATATGCAAGTATGACGTCTACTTCCTCCAATCTACGTTTAAagtagaattttaaattttagttttcttatttaaaatttcaattaatttaGCTTTATCccttttttacataaaatagaATATTTATAATTCAATTAAAGTATTTTTCACTCTAGACAATCCTACTTGAATAAGATAGCAATATTCAACCTTTTCCAAATGTGAAAAGTGGTTGTAAGAATTGTTGTCATAATTTacttatgaaaataaaatagtctctaaaaGGGGTTTTTCCAAGGAGcaaagttatattaattaaagtatAAGCAGAAGAGAGGTGTTGAGTGTTGGAATCCAAAGCTGTGGAACAATCCTGGAAGATATGATAAGAGGTGGAATGAAAAAAGGAGTGAGTTGGGCTAATGGTGTTGTTTGCTTTCTAAAATGTTATAATCATTAACTCCACTAACTACTTCACCAGTTTAAGCTAATGGGAGTGCTACCAGGTTCAATCAAAATCTTCCTCAAACTGCAATTTCTTTATCCAATGCTCACATCTTCATTAAGAAtacttgtattatttttattgccAAAATGATGACAGAGTGAGTGAATAATGTCATcatcttataatttattttgttttcactttAGATGTGATTCGTTAATATGGGTGTGTGGGTAACAtttttgttttagaaaacaGTTTGGTGTATGTGTGAAAAGGTGCATAATTAAAGAAATGAAAGTGATGAAATAGCAAAAGGCGAGGAAGAAGAGTGGGCGACAAGGATAGCATATGATAGCATTGAAGCACTCTGGATACATTACAGAAACAAagtaaaaggaaaattaaaCCACTCATGTGCATGACAAAACATGCGCTCCACCCTTCTGTTTCTTTAGAATTAAAATGTCAAAAATGTTATTCTGCCATACTGCTGGATTCAATGTTCAAGGAAACTCATCATCATTTTCATCTCCCCAATTTTCTTTTGTCTATCCCAGAAAATGAGAAATTATTGCAGAATTTATAAGCACAATAAAAAGAAGATTTCAACAGtattttcaaattcaacatCTATGTACAATAAGTTACACAACTACAACAAAACCCAGTAGTTGTTAGACTTGTCCCATTTTCTTGTGCCTCCCATACACAAAAGAAATTACATCATTTACAAGAATCCACTTAATGCGGTATTTGGGGATTATGTTGGGAATAATTTGTATGATTGGGTTGGTGACTATCCTCATAAGAGGAAAGGTTTGTAGTCCACCTTCCAGGAGTATTATGTAACACAATATATAGCTAGATAAAATTAAACACCAAGAACCTAAATTCAAGTCCATGCTATTTTGTTAATCCTCTTGTGTCAAACTTTTAACATAACAAAATCATGTTCAAATCTTTTGTGTGTCACATTCTTGACAAATAATCAAGGAGACCTTATATCATTCATTAAGAAAGATATAAACACAAAATTTGAACATGACATGGACACCTGAGGATTTATTCCCATTTTGTCACACATATATTTTTAGCTTGCTCTGTTTCTTAAGGACAACCACTTACTAGATGCAGTGCATTCTAAAGCCCTTTTCTGTCCATGTCTGTAGTTTGCAGTGCATTTGATTCAATCTGGCTGAAACAATTAaaaccaaaatcatgaataCCAAAGTCCTGGCAGTCCAACAACCAAGGACAGTTATCCTCCCACATTGGCAAGCCCATGCCATTATTTTCATTCTCTAATTTAGGTGTGCTGTCCCATAATGTGTCCATAAGAGGGGTTTCATCCAGCCACATGCTGTTCATTAAATACACATCACTGCAAATGCTATTCATCAAAAGGGATTCTTCCCCAGAAGAATTTTCAGCTGGTGATGAGGTGGAATTCTCTTCCCAGTTGAgagtcacaccattttcctTAACCTGATGGATGTTATCAACTTGTGGCAAATGGTCTGCAGGGGAAGAACTATCATGGGATGAGAGTTGTTTGTTGAGAGGTTCATGAGTAACAGGATCGATACCCATCTTAAGGAGCTTTTTCTTGATGTGGGTGTTCCAGTGATTTTTAATCTCGTTGTCTGTTCTTCCTGGTAACCTGGCAGCAATCTTGGACCACCTGAGACAGACAAACTACAACAATCACTCACTCCTATACCCAACAAAACTGATGAGTTAAGTCCCCACATTGTAAGCCTCTTTCTTAGTCCCAAAGGTAAGTGTACCCGTATCAAACAAACCCTATAGATAGCTTCAAATGAGGAATTATCTCCTAACTAATAACACTACGTCATTATTCCTTACTCAACAATCATCTCCAGCTTATTGACTTTTGCGTGCTAtcaatttatcatatttttatcACTTTAAACATtatatacttttaaatatattataaataaactcTTCACACACGCATGCACTATTCACTCTCCTTGTACGTTTTACGTCTGAATACTAATAACTTTGCTTAACTTAGCCAGCTTAGAACATGATTTAAAATGCAAGTACCTTGTTGAACATAGATGCATGTAATGACTTAGGAGTTTAAACTTGTTTGAAGGAGAAAGCAAGCCAAAGCACATGTTGTGGTTGTGAGAAGTTATTAGTAGGTTTTGGTATTTTGAAAATGTAGTTACCTGTGTTACGTAGATATTATATTAGTCGAGATGATAGGGTAGGAGAGGATGTAATATTAAAAACCTGTTGCCAAGACGGGCATGGAGATCAATAACAAGCTGTTCTTCTGCCTGTGTGAGGAGGCCTCTCTTCAAATCAGGCCTTAGATAATTAGTCCAGCGAAGACGACAACTCTTACCACAACGACGAAGGCCAGCAAGCTTGGGAACAGCACGCCAACAGCACTGGCCATTGGTGAGAATGAAGTTTATCAGTTTTTTGTCTTCCTCAGCAGTCCATGGACCTTTCTTCACTCCAAGTTTGTCACAGCAAGGCTGTCTCCCCATACCACTAACAATGCAAACCTTCAAACTAGCTTCTTGTTGAGACGACTCAAAAGTCCCACGCTGaactttatatattaataaaccGCACTCCTTTTCCTGCTTAATTATTATATCAGATAAAAAAGATGCATCCCAAACAAAACTCAAATAAGAGACACAGAAAAACTGGGGGAATTTGAGGGCCCACCAAGGTGTTGTGAAAGCTATGTGGGAACCAACATGGTATGTTCTCACTGCATAAAATGGGTGATGCTCAAGAATTTGTGACCCAAAGGCAGAGCTACATGTAAGCATCCCAAATGGAAAAAAATGTGTGAAATGATTAATCCTTTTCAATTTTCCTTTGCAAATCCACTTCCCTAATTGCACTCTTACTCCACCCTCTCGTCATCACCACGTCTACGTGTCCTCATTAGCGCTACATTGTGATAGAGTGTGGATCATTGCTAAAATTGTTGGGTCCGCATCTGCAACATAACCGTTTGATGGGATGAAATTGTAGCTATTGGATGTGCTTGAAGGAGACTGATATAACGCACTGCTGCGTGTGAGACAATTAGCTGCTTAGTTTGAAAACTTTAATGTAAAAATACACTGAGAATTTTATGTAGTTAACTTTCCacagttttgtttttcttctatttttccCATCCTACAAACCAATAATTCCCAACTTCCTTTTCTCTAGCCATCATCAGTGCATACCTGGTGTGGAAAGTTGGAGAGTAGAGACAAATGGAATATGCCTAATCGAAGTATAGAACCATTCCACAAGTCATGACTTTGGTATCTTTTGaagaatatttaataacttGAGCAACAAAGGattaaaaacaaatgaaatGCTTTCTGCTTAAGAATGTTTGTGGAAGCTGTGAGAGAATACACTATTAGCAATGGAATGTAGAGTAgtgaataaaaaatgaaaagcaAAAGAGCTAGAGCAACCTGAAAATCGAAGAAGGAGTTTGCATGATGGTACATTTATGGAAGAGTGTTGATATATAAAAAGGTTTAATATGAGAAGAAAAAAggatttatttttcatttatttttctcttatttaaCCTTCTGATGTATATATATCTTTTTGATGGAACTATCATGTCACTCTTtaatataacattttattaCATGCCACCTTCTGCTAAGGTTAGGAGTAGTTGCCAACTTCTCTTTTCACTATAAGGTTCATAATTGTTTTAATCCTATAATTGaaagttagattttttttttattgttttatttagcTTTACGTAATTTCTATATTGATCTATTACATTTTGAACCTgtttgataaatataaaaattggatCTAGGTatatagtaattttttaaaaccgGGAGATATCCATGGTTGAGTTGCAAAGCAAAAATTATCgtgattttctttttcatataaggtttaaattttgaaaataatttttaaaaaaatgggaCATGTGTGGCATGAATTGATTATCTGTGGGATGgtattattttatatcttcattataaaacataaaaaaaaaaaaatcaatatcaaGATTATGAATTGGTTCTTATCAGCCATTAAGCATCTAATTATATGAGTTAGGTGAAATGGGTCTGTTGTGTTGTGTACTTGATTTGTCAACTCTTGTTGCCATGGAAGATGCCCATGTGAAATGAGGCCAAACATTAGAGATGgcagagaaaaaaataaaaggaagaaaatatattactacaattttttttaaaagaaataaaatttatttggttaaaaaagtatataagaaaaataaaatttaaatttttttagttttaaaaataaaatttatagttATAAGATGGGAAGTATTTTTCCAATTAAAACGGAgaacttaaatttttaaaaaaatatttagattgaTTCAAAGAGAGAAAAATTAATTCTTTGCACATCATTATAATCGAGGAAAGCGATTCAACTAGAACAACatatataacaaataaattGAGTACGAATAAACCAACATATTTAAGGTACATGATCATTTTTTCTCCCTCTCTTAATTTACACTTACACACACACAAACAAGTTATTCAATTTATTccactaaaattatttttaaatatactaAATTTCATTAATCTAACTATTGGTATGAGATGTTGCATCATATAGATtaaattcacatttttttatgtaaattaaaaatcatttgaTATTCTATCATAGTtgctttcacttttttttatgtatttcatCTATTCATTTTAATGTAATCCTAACTATGAGGTATGTGCTTATACATCAAGAGCTTCACAAAGATTTACGTTTATAATGAAGATTTAGGTTAGTAAATTTGTATTCTatgaaaaaagttattaaaagaaACATAAATGAAAAAGCCTTATTCATAGAATAAAATGACCTCAGTGTGTACACATCTTAACTTGTTCCCGCACATGTGcgattaaatttttattaatgaattgTGATTGATTTAATCATACACACATTAATTCTATCTTCAGAAATTACCAGATAATTTTGGATTACTATTAGTTCCCATTAATAATGTAAGCatgtgattatttttttaaattataaatcataaatatgtgttgtaaaaatattaattagccACAGATAAGTAAGCATCATGAATTACCCGACAATCCACTgcacaaaacacacacacagaaaagtaatttatatattattttaattatcatataAGGAGTTCATgatctaatttaaaattaatttaaataagtcCAACTTTAAAATCAATACTCAATAATTTTAGGACATTTTGAGTAATTTCGACCTAGATGAAtccaacattttttaaaattattatatattagcagcaattattttttcttacttatatatatattataaactatattttaattGTAATGATAAACCTCtttaattttatgatttaattatacatgatattaaaatattttgtttagaaATTGCAACGTTACTAAAAATTTGGATCTTAAACAAGTGGAAGTGAGATTCAAGTAAATGATTTGTTATAAGATTCCAAGTTggaaaaagacaaaaataaaattacggTAACCCGTTAAGCAAACATCCCTCCCACACAGAGAATGTCCGTTCTACCACCGTTACATAAACTTATCTATCTACACATTaatttaaatcaatttcttaCTAATAAAAGTCTTATTAATAGATTGtgactaatttaattaatgacCAATCTTCTGAACAAGATTTGGTGAAACAAAGGAAATTGTAATTGCAGGAGATACAAGCTATTGACGAACAATGGAAATGAATAATTAATTCCAATGCAGCAAAGTTTTGTGAAGGGAAAATtaatatttctaattaaacACAACGTAAACGCAGAAGAACAGTGCGAAGGAGAGCCCAGTGAATGTAGCTCTGCTTGTGCCTCCTTCATCGCCTCTCGCCATTGCtgcaaaaagataaaaatgcagtattgaagaaacaacaaacCATACaagtattatataatattaaagataaattttattaaaagatatcTTTCAACTTATTTTATAAGATTCATGATCAAGTTTATAAATAACTTATCATTCTATAAAAGGTTattcaaaaaatagttaatcGTGATGAAGTCGTGAAAAAAAAGAATTGAGAATTCTTTCCTGGGGGCGGCGGTGCCAACGACGGAGGCGGAGCCGAAGTGGAAGATGCtgaaattttgataaataaaatttgatatgTTGTATAATATGAATTGATTCACgccaaataaaatattaagagaGAAATTATGAATGCAGTAATAAAGGACCTTTGCAGGTGGTGGTTTTGAAGTTGACGCCGCATAATTGAAGAAGATGGATAGCCTGAGAGGCAGTGATACCTAAACCTTCAAATATTCCAGGAGTTGATGCAATTTGGCAGAAACATGACTTCTGGGTTGCGTTTATTTCTTTGATTGGATTGCAGCAAGTTTGGGGTGGTTTAGTGGAGTTCATAAAATAAAGACATGGAGATAGCTGCTTCCAGCATTCTGGCATATTTTGTCCATTCGCAAACTCAATTACAGTCATGCCCAACACCAACACAATCACCCAACTCCTCATCATCAACCACtccttcattttcttcttcttcttcttcttcttcttcttcttcttaattATCATCATGTTCTTTCTACTTTCATAAATACCTTCAAATCCATCATTGCCTCGCTGGACTCCCCGTTTTCAATTCCCTAATCACAAGACGAGATCCCACGTCCTCGCTTAATGCTTAATTAAACACAACAAAATTGTCTCATAACTTGTCAATTTTAATATTGGGATTTTATCGTTTGAAAATGAcacaaaaacaaattataataagatTCCAAACGTTTTCAACTTAATATTGTGAGGTAGGTTGAATAATGTAGCCTACTATGAAACTTAAAAAATGAATGGTTCAGTACGAGcccgaaataaaacaaaaaattattctcTCCTTGATTCCTGGCAACCCTTCATATCTATACAACTTTTTGCCTAACCAACCTAATTACACTATAAAAATGGTACTTGACCTTTGATCATCTTGAAGGTTTcgaacacaaattcaaaaatattactGTAGTACATTGATTCATCTGCTTCAAATGAAATTTTTAAGGCAGTATCTATTCTTTGAGTGCATGGTTGCTTGGTGGGGTTGAGGAGGAGACTAGCATCCATTTGTTTTTTTAGTGTAGATTTGCTTGGTTATTGTAGAACCATTGTTGTGCGTGCTCAGCGTGTTTTACAACGTTCCATTGTTAAATTTTGTTCAGGTTGAGCAACACGCGTCTGATTCGGTGAATGAGGTTTGGGGTGTTGTTTGGATCGCAGTAATCAATGAAGTTTGGAAGCATAGAAACATGGTTATTTTTAATGGGGGAGTAGTGGATGTTCTGGAAGCTTTTACTTTGATTCAATTAAAGACTTGGTCATGGATTACATTCAAATCACactttcttaatttttctttttctgattaGTGCATAGATACGTTGATTTGTATGAGAATGATCTCACGTATCCATTCAAGCTGTTTGATGTCTTCCTCTGGGTTATCTAGAAGAGTTTTGTTTTAACAGATTTTGGAATAAGTCTTGTAATAAAGgttatggatgagttcttccaTAAGGTTGAATCTCTCTAAAGtgattagtatttttttattatttattgtagataaaaaaataaagttattgtAGTATTTGACTAATTGTTCCTATAATGGGAAACATATTCTGAATCACTGAGATCAGGGTGGGACAAATCAAATTCAACTTTCAATCTCTCTCTACAGATATTGAATCGCACTTCAACAACTGTATCCTCTATAAGCTTGTGTGTAATTTATTCTTTTGGCTCACTCAAAATCGTTCCGAAAAACGATTCTTCACGATTTCCAAACAGATGAGTAAAGGGGATGGAACAAATAACTAACTAAAACTAGCTAGgaagagacaaaaaaaatgatgagTGAATCcatgtaaaaaaagaaaaaaaaaggagttAATTGGCACAAAATGTTCCCACAAAAGTGTGGGTGCAATTTGTGAAAACACAGGAAGGTGACGTGATTCACTTGCTACGAATTATTtggtagattttttttataaataaattgaaataaaaatgaacTTTTTATTATAAGCTTAAAAAATAACTTGAGAATTTTGATTTTTAGAGAAGTGAAACGAGAAAAGCTGTATAACTATTAAATGCATAAACTCTTGTTGTTTTTAGCTTTTCATAAAATTCTCCATAATTTAGTTTCTCCAAAAAATGGCTTTTACTCTCTATTCATAAactaattgtattttttttatttataagtatatataaaaatat
The sequence above is a segment of the Phaseolus vulgaris cultivar G19833 chromosome 2, P. vulgaris v2.0, whole genome shotgun sequence genome. Coding sequences within it:
- the LOC137810519 gene encoding uncharacterized protein; this translates as MNHLAQIKNKDIVPCTEVPTDVRDHIQSILSAPKKPKTPKKQKAYQAAISNGQQNSSSASGGLHHSHGYSGQDGIACPSLLFPHPSPCAQPIVDDGKKQKQDDADRKLAIFFFHNSIPLSAAKSMYYQEMVDAIAQCGVGYKAPTYEKLRSTLLEKVKADIHNDYKKYRDEWKETGCTVLCDNWSDGRIGSLAVFSVACPKGTLFLKSVDVSGHEDDSIYLFELLESVVLEVGLENVVQVMTDASAGRLLIARYSLFFGLLVSLTVLIRC
- the LOC137810518 gene encoding MYB-like transcription factor ODO1; translated protein: MLTCSSAFGSQILEHHPFYAVRTYHVGSHIAFTTPWWALKFPQFFCVSYLSFVWDASFLSDIIIKQEKECGLLIYKVQRGTFESSQQEASLKVCIVSGMGRQPCCDKLGVKKGPWTAEEDKKLINFILTNGQCCWRAVPKLAGLRRCGKSCRLRWTNYLRPDLKRGLLTQAEEQLVIDLHARLGNRWSKIAARLPGRTDNEIKNHWNTHIKKKLLKMGIDPVTHEPLNKQLSSHDSSSPADHLPQVDNIHQVKENGVTLNWEENSTSSPAENSSGEESLLMNSICSDVYLMNSMWLDETPLMDTLWDSTPKLENENNGMGLPMWEDNCPWLLDCQDFGIHDFGFNCFSQIESNALQTTDMDRKGL
- the LOC137809602 gene encoding non-specific lipid transfer protein GPI-anchored 8-like encodes the protein MMIIKKKKKKKKKKKKMKEWLMMRSWVIVLVLGMTVIEFANGQNMPECWKQLSPCLYFMNSTKPPQTCCNPIKEINATQKSCFCQIASTPGIFEGLGITASQAIHLLQLCGVNFKTTTCKASSTSAPPPSLAPPPPAMARGDEGGTSRATFTGLSFALFFCVYVVFN